Genomic DNA from Pseudobacteriovorax antillogorgiicola:
TCTCAATTGATCAATGTCATGATTCGATCAGGTCTAGGCACCTTTGAACACTATTTTCAACGGTCGCCCCATATTGGACGAGTGCGAATCAAGAGCCCAGAAACTCCAGCTCGTGGTTTTGTGACCGCCGTTATTGGGTTTGAAAGCGAGACCGGTTGTGGAACCGTGGCTCTAAGTTCAAATGTTGGGTTTATTCGGGCCCTATCGGAAGCGATGCTTGGGGAGCAACACGACAAAGTTACCCAGGAAGTCGCAAAAGATATCATGGGCGAAGTTGCTAATCAAACCATTGGCCGGATCAAGATTGAACTTGGCAAACAAGGTGCCATGCTACAGATCGGGCTACCCGAAGTCATTATCGAAAAAAAGCCAACTCATTACCACAAGACAACCAATCCAATTATCTTTACTCCGTTTGGGTTTGACAAGATTGGCTGTGATTTCGAGTTCGCCATCGCCCATGGTCATATTACTCTCCAAGAAAGCCAAGCCAAGCCAGAACAGGAGCATCAGGAAAGCGGTAGCGTGATTCTATTCGACTAGAGCTATGACAACGATGCTTGGGAATCATGTTCTTAGCCTTGAGCCTTTGACAGCGAGGCGCTAGACTCACTCCGATAGTTGAGCAGATTGGAATGCCAGGCGGGAGCAACAGCATGCGAGTGATGAATCACCCTTATCGAGTTGATCTAGTGTTATTAGGTGGCGGGCATAGCCACGGTATCTTTCTGAAAATGTGGGGCATGAACCCCGTGGATGGAGTGCGGGTCACTCTGATTTCAGAATCAACCGATACCCCGTATTCGGGAATGTTGCCTGGGTTCATTGGTGGTATCTATAGTCACGAGGAAGCACATATCGATCTTCGGCAGCTGACGGAGTACGCTGGAGTCCGATATATTCACGGCCATGTGGAAGGCCTCGATATTCCTGCTAGGCAGATCAAACTTGCTGACCGACCACCAGTTCGATTCGACTGTCTTTCTTTCAATCTAGGCAGCAGGCCGCAAATGGACGATGTGGAAGGAGCCCATGAATTTGGGATTGGAATCAAGCCGGTGGCCAGATTTTGGGAGTATTGGTCTCATGTGCAGGAAACTGTGAAACGTCATGGTCCCCACACCCTATCTGTTGTTGGAGCTGGAGCAGCTGGAGTTGAAACCGCAATCTCCATGAAGCGAGCCTGCCCTCAATTAAAAATCCAGCTCATTCAAAAATCGTCGGAGATTCTGCCCGCTCATCATCCAAAAGTCCGTAAAATTATGGCTGATAAATTACTGGCTGCGGGAGTCGATGTCATCTGTGATGCTGCTGTGAAGTCCTTGAAGAAAGGTAATATTATTTTACAAAGTGGCCCGCCTTTGGAAACTGACTTCACCGTATTTACGACGCAAGCGGGGGCACCTCAATGGTTGGCTGAGTCGGGGCTTAAGCTCGATGAACGAGGGTTTATTGCTGTGCGCGACACTCTGCAATCAGCGTCCCACCCGTTTATCTTTGCGGTGGGGGATGTGGCGACCATGGAGGATCATCCCCGGCCAAAGTCAGGGGTCTTTGCCGTGCGTCAGGGACAGCCTTTGTTTCACCACGTATCGCAGTATTTGAAGGGCCAAAAACCGAGTCAGTTTTATCCCCAAAAACGGTTTCTAAGCCTGATGTACACTGGGGATGGTGCGGTTCTAAGTCGGGGGGGGCTGGCCTTTAGCCACCCAGTATTGGCCAGATACAAAGATCATATTGATCGAAAGTTTATGAAGAAGTTCCAAAACCTAGAGCTTCGGGAGATGCGGACTCAGATTGGGATCGTGGAACGCTCTGACGAGTTTGAAGAAACTATTAGGTGTCACGGTTGTGCCGCCAAAGTTGGGTCACGAATTCTTCATGGAGCCTTAGAACGGCTTAAAAAAGAGCCATGGAAGCCTAAGGCGGACTTTGCATTACACCACGACGATGCTGCTATCTTAGATATACCATCCGACACTCGTCTCTTGCAAACAGTCGACCACCTAACAGCATTTGTGAGCGACCCCTATATCTTTGGTCGCATTGCGGCTAACCACTGTTTGAGCGATATCTATGCAATGGGGGGCAAGCCTCACTCTGCCTTGGCCAATATTATCGTGCCGTATGCTGACCAGAGGATTATGGAAGAAGACATCTATCAAACTCTAGAGGGGATGATGACAAGCCTTGAGTCTAGCAAGACTGCCCTTCTTGGAGGGCATACCTCAGAGGGGCAGCACCTCAGCTTAAGCCTTACTGTCAACGGTCTGATGCCACCTTCTGGTGCATTGGCAAAAACAAGCGTGAAGGCAGGACACAAACTTATTCTGACGAAGGCGTTGGGAACAGGAGTCCTACTTGCGGCTGCGATGCGAATCAAGGCTCGGGGAGTATGGATCGATCATGGGATTTCCTCTATGATAATGGATAACGGTGCAGCGGCGGCTTGTTTTGTAAAACATCGTGCTTCTGCCTGTACTGATGTAACCGGCTTTGGCCTGATTGGACATCTCCAAGAAATGCTAATCAGCGAAAACCTGGGTGCGAAACTTTTTCGCGATGCGATTCCTGTATTGGCAGGTGCGCTGGAGGTGAGCGAACGTGGTATCGTTAGTTCACTTTTTGCCCAGAATCGAGCTTTTCTGGATTCGCTAAGCTATCGAGATCAAGATCCGAAAGCTAAGATCTTGGTGGATCCCCAAACTTCAGGCGGGCTTCTGGCTGCGATTCCAGCCGAAACTGCCGATCAGTGTCTTGTGGATCTGCGAGCAGCTGGCTACTTGGATGCATCGATCATTGGCCAGTTAGAGCCCTTGGGAACCGCCCAGCCCATGGAGCTAATCTAAGTTTAGAGGTTTCAAACT
This window encodes:
- the selD gene encoding selenide, water dikinase SelD — protein: MRVMNHPYRVDLVLLGGGHSHGIFLKMWGMNPVDGVRVTLISESTDTPYSGMLPGFIGGIYSHEEAHIDLRQLTEYAGVRYIHGHVEGLDIPARQIKLADRPPVRFDCLSFNLGSRPQMDDVEGAHEFGIGIKPVARFWEYWSHVQETVKRHGPHTLSVVGAGAAGVETAISMKRACPQLKIQLIQKSSEILPAHHPKVRKIMADKLLAAGVDVICDAAVKSLKKGNIILQSGPPLETDFTVFTTQAGAPQWLAESGLKLDERGFIAVRDTLQSASHPFIFAVGDVATMEDHPRPKSGVFAVRQGQPLFHHVSQYLKGQKPSQFYPQKRFLSLMYTGDGAVLSRGGLAFSHPVLARYKDHIDRKFMKKFQNLELREMRTQIGIVERSDEFEETIRCHGCAAKVGSRILHGALERLKKEPWKPKADFALHHDDAAILDIPSDTRLLQTVDHLTAFVSDPYIFGRIAANHCLSDIYAMGGKPHSALANIIVPYADQRIMEEDIYQTLEGMMTSLESSKTALLGGHTSEGQHLSLSLTVNGLMPPSGALAKTSVKAGHKLILTKALGTGVLLAAAMRIKARGVWIDHGISSMIMDNGAAAACFVKHRASACTDVTGFGLIGHLQEMLISENLGAKLFRDAIPVLAGALEVSERGIVSSLFAQNRAFLDSLSYRDQDPKAKILVDPQTSGGLLAAIPAETADQCLVDLRAAGYLDASIIGQLEPLGTAQPMELI
- a CDS encoding response regulator → MAQTSKILVVEDAPDQLALYQRSLTNFPGLEISVAETQEEGIRQVTDQRFDCIICDLKLKQGNGMSVVQAARASQVNRPSLIYIVSGHIEPLTRKIAATFQVADVVEKPISYKDFAFQLVKRLNSKKTKISYDSQLINVMIRSGLGTFEHYFQRSPHIGRVRIKSPETPARGFVTAVIGFESETGCGTVALSSNVGFIRALSEAMLGEQHDKVTQEVAKDIMGEVANQTIGRIKIELGKQGAMLQIGLPEVIIEKKPTHYHKTTNPIIFTPFGFDKIGCDFEFAIAHGHITLQESQAKPEQEHQESGSVILFD